The proteins below are encoded in one region of Flavobacteriales bacterium:
- a CDS encoding T9SS type A sorting domain-containing protein — translation NFAASTEYEWHTKAWCTGNVDANGDSDPMYHSGWGDFSTFSTQDPCDKMPTNLSTSANGAQTAITMSWDTPESGAPDHYFLELTNVTTGQVWAWNNVAGSDNSKTKFGLTAGDYSWRIRGACGTSGTSWATIFSQPVEYTLGGARLENSTVANLDVYPNPSRDIFNVTFTSEVTQNVMITVVNMLGEEVFVEEFTNVKGSFSQQIDMATQSKGIYSLKISNSALSIYRRIALQ, via the coding sequence AAACTTTGCTGCAAGTACTGAATACGAATGGCACACTAAAGCTTGGTGTACGGGTAATGTTGACGCTAACGGCGACTCAGATCCTATGTACCACTCAGGCTGGGGTGACTTCTCTACGTTCTCTACACAAGATCCTTGTGACAAGATGCCAACCAACCTATCGACTAGTGCCAACGGTGCACAGACAGCGATTACTATGTCTTGGGATACGCCAGAAAGTGGTGCTCCAGACCACTACTTCCTTGAGCTGACTAACGTCACTACAGGTCAAGTGTGGGCATGGAACAACGTCGCTGGTTCGGATAACTCTAAGACTAAGTTTGGTTTAACTGCTGGTGATTACTCTTGGAGAATCCGTGGTGCTTGTGGTACTAGTGGTACTTCATGGGCAACTATTTTCTCACAGCCTGTTGAATATACTTTAGGTGGGGCTAGATTAGAGAACAGTACTGTGGCTAACTTGGATGTATATCCTAACCCATCAAGAGACATCTTTAACGTTACGTTTACTTCTGAGGTAACTCAAAATGTAATGATAACTGTTGTTAATATGTTGGGTGAAGAGGTGTTTGTTGAAGAATTTACAAATGTTAAAGGATCATTTAGCCAACAAATTGATATGGCTACACAATCCAAAGGAATTTATTCCCTAAAGATTTCTAATTCCGCTCTTAGTATTTACAGAAGAATAGCTCTTCAATAA